In Lycium ferocissimum isolate CSIRO_LF1 chromosome 7, AGI_CSIRO_Lferr_CH_V1, whole genome shotgun sequence, the sequence ATTTCACCATTCTCTCAGAAAAGTTTGGGGGACTAAATAGAGCATACTGATTGCTCGAgcaagacaaaaagaaaaatcacaaaAGAAAAAGTGCTTAAATTCAGATTTGTTTAAtttgcacttttatttgtttaaaaggCAAGATGTTTTTTGTTACCATTCAGTCCCCGAGAACCTTTAATTATATGTGCCCTCTGCTTCTTGCAGAGgtctttttgaatttgaatatgtCACTTAGAGTTATCATTAATGATTCGTAATGTTATGATGGTGAAGCATAATGAGGTCAGATTTGTTTTAAATCAAACTTTCAACCTAATGAAGCATATTCATGGTAATTGTTGAGGGTTAAGTTCACAACTTTATTCACGTTAACATTAAGATCACAGATCTATTTTGTTACACGACATTAACTGAACTTTTCTTAGTATAACAGTAAATTCACCAAATTATTTATGTCTCATTTTAATAATTGAACTTAGTCCCATAATAACAGTAAAAGCCACGAAACTTTACTCATCGTAGCAGCCTAATGCTACAAAACTTAAGTGCTGAACCTATTAAGTTTAGATTTTAGATTCGCCACTGGTTATAATGGGTAAAAATTTAGTGACTTTATTGTTATAGTAGTAAATTACATTCAATTACTTTAACGTGATAAAAAACAATTCTATAAATTTACTATGAATATTGCTCAATGACCATGCTTGGATGAACTCTAATTGTTGATTATAAACTAAAAGCGAAAACTGGGGATGGAATAATTATAAGTAAAGAGAAGTAATACAGCCAATCCCTTTTGAGCTGATACATACATAAAAGAGCATGATGTTAAGGTGATCAAATTATGCAACATCTTGATGTTTGTTGTTGGATAAATTGGAGTTCGAAATTACCAGTgataattctttttttgtcaCGCTCTGCAGACATgacatatatattcatgggaCCAGAAACATTCCCTGATATCTTTTGTCCCCTTTTGACTGCTAAATTGTTCACTCTCGCTTGTCTTAAATTGTAGCACATAAATTTACACTAGTTTTAATTCCTATTGCTCTAATTCTACTGCTAGTGttagttactccctccgttccataataTGCAATActttaagaaataaatttgTTACATAATGTTGCCAAGTGTTAAAACATAAATCGATTTTAGCTTTTTCCAACTCTACCCTAAGACAAAAACTtacaagttaaagtaacatctaaatgatgattgaaaaagctacatagtaacttggtattgttggattctcaATATCAAAAGGATTACTACTTGTGCAAgctctaatcaagaggaaaaaataatttattttgattatataggggtaatttagtaaacttcacattgcattattggtttcttaatatgcatattttttgttaagatgacacttattatgaaacggaTGGATGGAGTACATATGAAAACTTGGTttcattttattcttcttttggCTGACAATTTAACTGATGGCTGAAGTTTCTAGTCATTGACGGTGGTGGACTGAACATtacgtattttatttcttttagttaACGTTGCAGATTTGTAGTCCCGAGAATTTCAGAGAATGCGTAACAttgaaaacaaaggaaatacaagaaaaaagaattaaaaaccTCATCTTCTGCAGCAATGATTTAGTAAAAATGTATGATCAGAGCTAATTGATGTATAGTTACTGCCTGGTTTGTGAATTCAAGAGCATCCCTTATTGGATAAAATGTCCAATTCGTCATCTCTTGTATTTTAAGGTTAGGATTTGGACTTACCTTAATTGTTTGTAACATGAAAATGATAGTGGTTTACATAAGTTGTTAATCAAATATAAACTTTGATCCTAATTGAGTATATACGCACTAAGTAAGACACACTAACTATTGACATGTGATGAGTACGAACTATCttatatcttatatatatatatataaaagcaggaCATAGGTCCTCTGACGTGGCACGTCTCAAAAGCTTAGAaagacatttatcttttttgtcatttttataacttttactatattttttaaatttaagttaaaatattaacttTGCATCCTTTAGTAACTAATGAAGTGTTGCCTTAACTTAATCATGGAACGGCATAACGGAACGGTTACATGTTTGAAACTAATTGTGATAACTAAATTTTTAAAAGGTGCCGTGATCGTCACCTTCGCTGCCAAAATAGAATGGACCCTTTAGGTTTTAATCCCAAACATCACATTTGTTCACTTGTCTTTGTTTTGTCCTTCTTTACCCCCATTAACTCTTTCCCTACCAATGTTGCTATGGAGAGCATCATTATAGCATACAGTAAAATTCTCTACAAATTTAGAGTTATTGTTGTTCAATTTTCATTCTTTGTTTTTGTATATCACTTGGTTCTGAAATTATTTATGTCATATTAAATACTTTTCCACAAAGTTAAGTACTTTTaccttttaatattttgaaataatttacagGGTTCAACTTCAGATTTTGAATACCCAAGGTAAATGCACAAAGAACCGTTCTACTTTTAGTTTTAATTCAATGATTTGACATTCATTGTAGGCTTTAGCGAAAAAGTTATCTAGAATTTAGTTTATCAACGAGTAACTTGCTCTTGCAAACGGAAAAGTATTTTCTGAAGGATAAACTTCACATTTTGGATATCCAAGGTAAATGCACAAATATCCTTTCTACCTTTAGTCTTCAATGATTTGACGCTCATTTTTATATTGTAGGCTTTGGAGAATTAAAAGGTTATGTACAATTCAGTTTATCAACAACTAACTTTCTCTTGCAAATAGAAAAGTTTTTCGTGAAGGTTTAACTTCAGATTTTGATTACCCAAGGTAAATGCACAAAGATCCTTTCTACTTTTAGTCTTACAAAGATCCTTTCTACTTTTAGTCCTAGTCCAATGATTTGACGTTCATTTTCATGTTGTAGGCTTTACCGAAAAGGTCATTTAGAATTCAGTTTATCAACGAGTAATTTTTTCTTGCAAACATAAATGTATTTCGTGAAGGCCATAGACTACGGAGAGGCTGGAGGTCATGCATCTTAAAAGTTGAGCTAAGATATAATCAATCAGTCATTTAAAAGGTAATTAACGAGGCATTAATCCATATATGCATTGAAAATTTGTCGATGTTTCTAAGTTGACATGTAATGtgataattcaagaaaataacaTGTTAGAGTAGGTTGTATGATATTTATTGAGAGCAAATTTTTTAAAGCTATATGATCATGTTGGATACTTActaatttttcttcctttaatttCTGTCATTATATCTAACGTAATAATAACATGCTTTCATAAAAACATGCTTTAAATGGGTTACAACTGATAATACCTTAAATTTTTCCTATGTATTAagcaattttgattttttaattgcTAACAGTTCTTGGAATTTCTTAATAGACAAAACTTAAATGTACTTCATTGATAAAGTATAATAAAGAtaggtaaggtttgcgtacatctTATACTCTCCAGattccacttgtgggattatactgggtatgttattgttgttgttgttgtttttgttttataatttataataaacTATGCATCATACAGAACTATGCAAATAATATGAATTACTCAAAAAATATGAAGGTATCCAATCAAATGAGCAATGGTTTATTTGGTTTTTTCTTATTTCTGAGGAGTGTTATTTGATTGCAGAAAAGCTTTGGCAAGATTAATTGGTCCCGACCTAATTACAGATAAATTTAAGTTGAGAAGTTCACCTTTACTtggtattatttttatattcaaaCAACTTCAAGGAGTTTtccgtatcaaaatcacatgttCTTTTTGTTAACTATATATTCATGTCTCATAAAAGTGTTTGTATGAGAGATGCATGTATCAACTGCAAGCTTTAATTATGTCAATCATTCCCAGgccattttcttctattcaaattgtaagtgGGCAAGAGATTTTTCATTCCTGCATAGAATAATAGTTCTTTCCAAAAATGATGAACTGAAAATTTAGGCCTCCAATATTACGAAATGATTAACTCCATTCCTAAATGCTAAATCCTTAAGACAGTAATTTTTACTCATGGTCCCGTCTCTTTTCTTATCAGAATTGTAATAATATTGAAGATGCATTTTCTAAACTAACAATAGAGCTCTGTTTTAGGAGAGTAAATAACGATTATTTACTATATGCAatctatttgttttctttttcttagtaCTCTgcgttcctttttttttttttttcctttttgattttGTTCTTAGCTAACAATCGAACTAATTTTACGATTCAAATAATGACTTCAAGAGTGAAGATTATCGGAAGAATATTTTGCCTAGCAATTTCCTTTCAAGATAATCATTAACTTAGTTTTAGTCAAAATTCATCTGTATCGTTTATTAACGGGTCTGACTTAGTTAAACTTACATTAATTTTGATCGGTGATAATTCAAAATACTTTAACACcgtgaaaattcttgaaaaaattAGTATATTGTACCCATGAACAATTTATACTTTTCGTGTACAAAAAGATAACGAAAACAATGATTAATTTTATCATGAACATCAATCAACAGTAAGAAGATAATTATATTAATCAATAAATGTTACACTTCGAGAAATATGTACACGACAAAATTGATCGAACATCAAGACTTATTAAATTATTCATTATATACTAAGTTCTTAAAATTTGTAACAATGCCaaattatctaaattttatTGAGATGTTCTTAATATCTTTAGTTTTGGCGAAATTTACCTTAAGCTTATTGAGGTTACTTATGACAGCGCGAAGCGCGGGTAAATTACCTAGTTTGTAAGTAAAAGCAAACCTCCTAGTGTATCATATTTCTTCAACTGTGTTGTTAAGAGTTGTGACAATCTGTCACCGTCAATTCTCCCATATGACATTAAGAGAACGTGATAGCTAGCGGTTGTATGCGGAGGCGAATCTAGTCTTAAAGCGTTGGGTTCACGTGAAACGATAGCATTTGCACAACAACTGTATTTGTATTAAGAGGAATCCaccaaaattataaatttttaattgTGAACTCGGTAATTATTGTATGTTAACTTTGTTGGGTgagcgaacaaagtaccacattggtagctggaaagaaaaaggaggtacttataaggagttggatactcttaatgatgtgaggccttttggggaaaaccgtgcgggtttggcccaaagcggacaatatcacatcatgttaagagtatcttcgGGCCGTTTTAGCTCAACAACTGAtatcagagccaatggtttggcaggacgagtatgaagatggcAGAGTGTGGAGTGGGGCCCggcttagtgcctttgcccATCTATGGGCTGGTTTACGACATTTACCCATAGCTTTGAAGACGCATACACAACCTTTGGGCTTCGGTGACCGTAAATACTTTGACGATGTGGGTGGCACACTGACATGTTGAATCTCTGACCCGTGAGTTATGGTAATGAGccatgtggaacttagttcgagggggagattgttgggtgtgcgaacaaagtaccacattggtagctggaaagaaaaagagctacttataaggagtttgatactcttaatgatgtgaggcctttttgGGAAAAcgcttggcccaaagcggacaatatcacatcatgttaagagtatctttaggCCGTTTTAGCTCAACAAACTTGAGGTTGTAtgaacccataaacttcaaatttaaGATATGGCTCTGGTTAGATAAGTTAGTCTCAAGTTTAACCGTCAGTTGTTAGTTGAATAATAATGAAGTTAAATATTATGTTTCCTTAATCCTAACTCAAGATTGTATTTGTATTTTGTGTCTTAATATCTCCTATTATCGTTAAATAACTTTGTTATATTTGAAACAAGAAGTCTTCTATTTCTCACACTAACAAGTTCTTTTGGTATCTTGAAAAGCTTTGGAGGAACTAAGTtgagctacaaaaatgatgaGTTAAGTTGACCTAATAAGGACAAACAAAAATATCAGTTATGGCAATCTATGTAGGCTCTTTTAGGGGgtaaattcatgattcattttcAAGTAAAGGGGGGTTATTGGATTAGCCTGATGATTGACAACAGAAGACCGAATTATATTAGAAAATCAGGCGTGGAAATGGCCATTTTGCACGCTAGGGCCATTGTATGATGATCAACAGTTAGCTCAAAATAATGACTTTAAGCACTCGTTTTAAAGATGGAATGAATGTGTTAGCACAATTACACAAAGAAATGGTTCATTCTAGAAACCACCTGATTGATGTTCACTTACACTGGATAGTAATACTTCTGGGGACCTAGATTTGGCAAAAAGTGTATTAAAATGTCGTTAATTTGTGTTTGGAAAATGATTATAACTTTGTAAAGAGTGACAATCTTTATCCATATTTGCTGAATTACCAAATGTATGGGCCTTTGATGAACAATGAATTAATGCATTTTTTCCTTTATTGTATGCCGAACAACTAATGAACGATAGCCAAATGTATTAATGATTAAAGCACATTACATCAATAATAAAATTAGCTACTACTACTACATATCTGCATAACAGGGACCTGCCAGCTCTTATTTGGCCATAAACTATTAATGATTAAAgcattttaaaaacaaattactatatcattttgaatttcttgagCGCGAACATCAGTCTATTTGTGAATCCCAATATAGTACGGATGCTTAGGTATTATAAATAAAACACCAAATAACGAGATAATTTTGTCTGCGTGGACATTACTCTTGTGGAAAGCAGTGAGTGGCTCATGAACTGGATTAAGCCTAAAAGGAAGTTGATTTGCCTAGGCCTAATATGGTGCAAATGACCCAATTAATTTGGGCTGAATACAGAAGGTGAGATAAGGCCTAATATGGTACTCCAGTGGGCAATTAGCAGGAATGTCCTTATTACGGgatggtctttaagttttggccTTCAAAAtgttggtctttaaattttgcccttcgctagggACCGCTTGGTTACGGGTGCAAACCCCCACTCAgctgaaaattaaaaaaatattcgcaaggcataagttcagAAAAAAGGCAAAGTTATAGCTCTGCCTTAAGACAGAAAGGACAGAATTTGCAAATTCTGTCcttttttgccttaaggcagaatttgcagaAATGGGCAGAATTTTCCATGCAAGTTCTGCCTTAAGTCAGAAATCCTATCTTTTTTTATAACttctgtcttgcgatttttttttttttaaatttcactgggcaggggttcgaacccgcGATCAAGGGGTTCCTAGCGAAGGGCAAACCctaaagaccactaatttgaagggcaaaacttaaagaccaccccaaatgaaaggcaatccgcgcaaaaaaaaaaaaaagtactcaaGTCCCTTTGGGCTGAATACATAAGGAGAGATGGATTTCTAAAGCGTGCAATTGGACTCGTAACCACCTAGTATGGCTGGCAAGTGGGTCTGCTCTGATTGGTTGAAATTCTTATAAGTTATAATTATGCATTGGTGACCTGGAATATTTAATAAGTAATCTGCTCTGATTGGTTAAGTGTCactaataatataaattttagttACACGATTAATGTAGATTAATAAGGTAACAATTTGAAAGTAACCGAATTCAAAAGGTTTAGACACGGATTCTGGGGAAAACAATTTTAAGTTCTAATAAAAGGGGTTCTGAATTTAAGTCAAAGTTGTGTTGTGACCTTttacaaattacattatatTGACACATACGTATTTTTTCAAGTCAAAGTTGTGTTGTGACCTTTGATAAAACTTGAGAGTTGAAACTATACGTAAAGATTTTGTAACTTTGCTTTGCACAATACCCAAGTGTTGCAACTTGCAAGGTTTAAATTTCACCAAGGAATTTTTCCACCGCTTGCTTTTCTTTTTCGCTGTTTTGAATCATCCCTCTCCCAAAGTATAAAAGATCATAATTTCAAGTGCAATTTCATGTATTAAACTCCTTAACAATGTgtagaagggaaaaaaaagtagTTACACTCCCTAAAATAGAAAGAGGAAAAGAAGAGATGCCAAACCCCACCCAAAAGTTACCAGCCTTATCCCTTCACAATCACTTTCCTTTTCTGATTTCTCCCTCCCTCtctctttcatttattttcgcGCTGTTTCTATCTgtttcaacttttttctttctttattcctcAAAAACCAATatgaaacaaaaaacaaaaagttgaCAACTTTGAAACCTGAAAATCAATCAAACACTCACCACTAACAATCCCACTCACTCCATCACCAATGGATCGTCTCATCACTCCcacctttctctctcttcttctcatcactttctctctcttcccaGGTAATCATTAAGTTAATCACTAACCCCTTCACCTAATCTCTATTTAAATCTCgattataagtttttttttttttaattacagaGGTGCAGTCAACAACTTTCAAGATAGTAAACAAGTGCCATCACACAGTATGGCCTGGAATACTAACTGGAGCTGACAGAGCACCCGTTAACCCGACCGGGTTCGTTCTTAAGAGTGGCAAATCCAAGACTATTAAAATGCCCAGGGGTTGGTCGGGTCGGGTTTGGGGTCGGACCCTCTGCTCCAACAACCCGTCTACCGGAAAGTTCACTTGCCTCACCGGAGATTGCGGCTCCGGCAAGGTGGAATGCGCCGGCGCCGGTGCTATACCGCCGGCGAGTTTGGCGGAGTTTACACTTAACGGTGACCAAGGGTTGGATTTCTATGACGTCAGCCTTGTTGATGGGTACAACCTTCCAATGCTTATAGTTGCTAAAGGAGGTACTATTAGAAATTTCTGACCATGtcatctaaaagtttaagcTCTCGGAGAGAGCACACTTTTATTATAGTACTATTTAACTATATTCTCAACACGCGCTCGCGTAGGGGTGGACATAGTTTGGGCCAACTCGAAATTCGAATTTTTGGATATTTGGTTTTGACtttggattatggattggactttggatttaactttttttaaatttatggaattcgGATTTAGTACTATGGATTTTCGGACGTCCGAAAATCTGAAATTGTTATGCTATATAACTAGCCCTCCTTATATCATATGTGTCAATGCTAGTAAGTCTAATTTCCAAAGGTCCAATAGATTAGTACGCTACGTACGGCCCTACCCATTATAGTATTATGTCTAATATGAAATTACACGGTATGGGCGATAGGGTGGCCCCAATCCTTGTTAACGGTAAAAAATTATACATTCTAAGGAGCAAACTATTAAGTGAATTGAGGCTGTTAATTGTTATGGTCTGTCCGAAAGGCTCAAAAGTCAAAATTGAAAATCCGAAATATCCAAACTGATTAATTCAAAATCGAGCTTATAaaatccaatccaatccaaaCTTATTTGGATTGGATTTGGATTATAATTCTTGAATCAGAAAACCGAATATCCAAATTGAAATtttcatatccaatccgaaCGGCCCGAATGCCCGCCCCTACCCTCACGCTCTggcctgatttttttttttttttttttttcacggaACAAGTACGTGGAAATTCTTTTCGATAATGGGTGGCGGTGAGATTCGATCCCAGAATCTctgcctgctctgataccatgttgaaatgtgtgaccatctcatctaaaagctttaGCTATTAGAGAGAGTACACTTTTAAgtatttaattatattctcaacagGTACAAGAGGGGGATGCAGCGCTACTGGATGTTTAGTGGACCTGAACGGCGCGTGTCCTCGAGACTTGAGGGTTGCGAGTGGGAGTGAGAGTGTTGGATGTAAGAGCGCGTGTTTGGCATTTAATGATCCGATATACTGTTGTAGTGAAGCGTACAATACACCTGATACGTGTCATCCGTCGAGCTACTCACTCTTCTTTAAGCACGCGTGTCCACGCTCTTATAGTTATGCTTATGACGATAAGACTAGTACCTTCACTTGTGCCTCTGCTGATTACTTGATCATATTTTGCCCTCTCCCTTATACCAGGTGAATTTACTTTTACACCCTTTCTATACTGATAGCTGTTTTATTTCGTAGTAATTGAAAGTTGTTTTATATGATCTAAATTGTAAATAATACTCTGTGTTATGTTTAGTTCATTCTTAACTCTAAAGTTTTCATTTTGTAGCCACAGTAATATCAAAAACAGGATGTTTCAAAGTctctctttcttaaattttatgctTAATCAAAATACTGTCATATTAAATGAAAATTGAGGGAGTGATAGTTAAATTATGATAGAAAGCTTTGACTGGCGAAGAATACCTCAGAACGCGCTAAATCCGCCTCAatgtggtgttaaatgagtaacGAATTCCATTTGTGGATCTCAATAAATTGGAACAGGTGTAGAGAATTTATATAGTCGACTTCAACTAATTTAGCATCAAGGCATTGTGAATTGATGACTTGATCTAAATAATTGACATTCAAATGAAATTTCTATTGACTAGTGACCAGTTCTATGGGGAGGGTGGGGTGtctttattaataataaagGGGCATTTGATATTGGAATATGTGGCCTGAGAGATTCATAGATACCTGAAATCCTTGGAGCCAAATTTCCTGCTTGAATTATGAAATAGTGCGGATCAAAAGAGTGTGTTTTGGTGCATCTTATGATGCAGGTTATACTGCCTGAAGTATCTTTTTGCTCAGGTCTATATGGGAATTTACCTTCTAGATCAACTTGATTTCCTTTCGACAAATGTTCTTTCAGTTCGTAGTTAAATATGAGAAGTAGTCTTGACGACATATTGTTAGATTAGTTAGTATTGATGGGTTAGTATTTGCGAGGTGGGAAGTTTGTCCCTCAttggttaaaaaaataaaagaaggtaGAAGTGTTTTTAAGCACTTCttatcttacttgatttgaattattttggagAAATCCAAGTTTGATTATATCTATTTCCCTCCAAAATTTCTCTAAGATAATTAAAACCAAGTAGGACAAGAAGTGCTTAAAAACATTTCTACCTTTTATTTTACCAATAAGGGACACACTTCCTCCTCTCTTTTTAAGTAAGGTAAACTTTCATTTGATTACAAAAATAGGTAAGTTTCCTGACAGTTCAAATCCCCTCACTACTCGAGGAGCTTACAAAGTCTAGTAAATCTAAACAACTATATACATCAAATTGGTTACCCCAAGCTAAAAGGTTTAGTAAACATCTAACTTTCAGTGTGTGTATGGGAGTTGAATTTCCTTCAAAGCATCTCTGATTCCTTTACTCCCAAATGCTCCAAATGATGCATTGAGGAATCATCTTCAAAATGCTTCTGATGTTGAACAAAACCTTAAACTTCTAGCCACTATACAATGCACAAACAGATGATCTACATTTTCACTATCATGTTCACACATGTGGCATCTGTTGCTAGATGTTTAGTAAGCCTTCCTCCTCTCAAATACTAACCCATCAATACTAACTAATCGAACAGACATGTCAACTAAACATGTGTTACATCCTCCTGTTATTTTAGTTGCAAATTGCAATTGGGTTACttcaaatgaatgaaatgcaaaGCACTAGTCTATGCTGACGTATGACGTTAATTAGTTATCAATATAACTACCAATGATATACTTCACTACAGATAATAAGTAGTTTCTGAGCATAATAAAAACTTGGTTTGCTTTCACATACCAAGAGGAAAggctgaatatatatatattttttgtttattctttaatattattatttggtattattgttgttattataattattaaagaAGGAATTACCAACTTGCCCTTCAAAAAGTTTTTTTGGAGAGTATACGCTTGATATAAAGGAGAGGTTAGATGAGTGGAATCTCTTTCCTTCCTCCTCCCCCTCCCTCTTGAGCAACTAAACATAGTGTAAATTTGGGGACATATGCTAAAACcatttatgcatgttgtaggcTCCCAAGTTAttagtatgaatatgaatggaTTAGTAAGTGAGTTGGGCAGCATAATTCCTACATCACCTGTATAGATTAAAGTCTTACAAGTCTATCCCAAGTTTCCTTTGCAGCCTTAAAGAGTTTTTTGTTCattagtaaaataaaaaaaaaagggttaacCTTGTATGCTTATGTTTTCAGCCTCAACTTCATGCTGTTGAAGAGTGTGAAAGTGTTGACTTGCTTTTTACTCTCACGCCCCATTCCTTTTGCAATcttataataacaacaacatacccagtgtaatcccacaagtggggtctggctAGTAAAAGGCATTTCAACATAATTGACCTTTCTAGGATAACTCTACcttataagaaaaaaatgacCTTTTTAGGATGAACTAAAAGAGTATTGCACCTTATCATTTGGACACTTTACAATTTGCACTTATCCATTTGTTTTACGATTTCATATCTGATCTAATGAGTTTCCTACGATACCATGAAAATAGCCAAAATCAGGCATAGTGAGGGCATTATGCCAATTTAACAAGAGATTCAATCTAATGAGTTCTTTGCAATTCCATGCAAATCGCCCAGAATCAGGAACAATCAGGTACTTGTGTCAATTTAAGCAGAGCAAAGTGGGAATATTTCAAATTTAACACAATTTTTATCT encodes:
- the LOC132065139 gene encoding thaumatin-like protein 1b isoform X1, which encodes MDRLITPTFLSLLLITFSLFPEVQSTTFKIVNKCHHTVWPGILTGADRAPVNPTGFVLKSGKSKTIKMPRGWSGRVWGRTLCSNNPSTGKFTCLTGDCGSGKVECAGAGAIPPASLAEFTLNGDQGLDFYDVSLVDGYNLPMLIVAKGGTRGGCSATGCLVDLNGACPRDLRVASGSESVGCKSACLAFNDPIYCCSEAYNTPDTCHPSSYSLFFKHACPRSYSYAYDDKTSTFTCASADYLIIFCPLPYTSMKVLSLRKDPAELPLVNKTMMYIGRHHRSGESSIRPSLLHIMVSAMPIIAAILHLSVL
- the LOC132065139 gene encoding thaumatin-like protein 1b isoform X3, which gives rise to MDRLITPTFLSLLLITFSLFPEVQSTTFKIVNKCHHTVWPGILTGADRAPVNPTGFVLKSGKSKTIKMPRGWSGRVWGRTLCSNNPSTGKFTCLTGDCGSGKVECAGAGAIPPASLAEFTLNGDQGLDFYDVSLVDGYNLPMLIVAKGGTRGGCSATGCLVDLNGACPRDLRVASGSESVGCKSACLAFNDPIYCCSEAYNTPDTCHPSSYSLFFKHACPRSYSYAYDDKTSTFTCASADYLIIFCPLPYTSMKVLSLRKDPAELPLVNKTMMYIGRHHRSG
- the LOC132065139 gene encoding thaumatin-like protein 1b isoform X2, whose amino-acid sequence is MDRLITPTFLSLLLITFSLFPEVQSTTFKIVNKCHHTVWPGILTGADRAPVNPTGFVLKSGKSKTIKMPRGWSGRVWGRTLCSNNPSTGKFTCLTGDCGSGKVECAGAGAIPPASLAEFTLNGDQGLDFYDVSLVDGYNLPMLIVAKGGTRGGCSATGCLVDLNGACPRDLRVASGSESVGCKSACLAFNDPIYCCSEAYNTPDTCHPSSYSLFFKHACPRSYSYAYDDKTSTFTCASADYLIIFCPLPYTSMKVLSLRKDPAELPLVNKTMMYIGRHHRSAEQQKRRWNSFNNFNYTHSSLQGIKLL